The following proteins are co-located in the Vicinamibacterales bacterium genome:
- a CDS encoding protein kinase has translation MNDHGGEPDGERVRRVFDGAADLPLDARDAYLDDACAGDPALRARVSRLLAAQARLTSFLERPAAAVPRAEASQGRRFGPYEVVREIGRGGMGAVYLARRVDRQFERDVALKVVPAAPAGSAGGWRFHQEQRILARLTHPNIAQLYDAGSDDGVAWVVMELVDGVPIDRHCRDARLPLRDRLALAATVCDAVQFAHQNLVVHRDLKPSNILVTHDGQIKLLDFGIAKLLDGDDAVLDSTRPGAQPLTPQYAAPEQVLGETVTTSTDVYALGLLLYELLTGRRAQALASPGYDEIVQVVCRTEPARASLAVLETDLAAAGLPAPVDRLRRELQGDLDTIVAKALAKIPERRYSSATDLAADLRRYLAGHPIAARPDSAAYRVRLFVRRHTVPVALAFTAVLALAAGLGAAVWQAWAAERARQDADEQRARAEQRFHDLRALATGFVFEFHDAIATLPGATTARELVVKKGVEYLDILAKDAAGDRSLQGDLAAAYERMAGIQTNPYEANVGDVAGGLASSTKALAVRDALAAGTPPGSPERLAAIAGYLRLGDALQGAGRAGEAVAAYRRVVDDGSSALAAGGNADDIGQSVAVASNRLCGILLATGDGAGALAACDAGLARYQALAAAHPADAVYVDGIASVRVARANALRVNGRLDEALAEIATSADMFEARLAKAPGDARLQQQLATIQIQKGVTELLLGHDARSLASNARALQLFDALLAADPANVRAQSLLSFVLLRQAPVLLRVGHPSDAAASTRRGLAMLREQAERPGASAGTLNDYASWLLTCEPASLRDPATALRVARRAAGVQRQPMILDTLALALFQTGDVTQALDVGRSALEMLPAAPPGAAATGLRAEIEGHLKQFASNPTTR, from the coding sequence ATGAACGACCACGGAGGCGAGCCTGATGGCGAGCGGGTTCGCCGGGTGTTCGACGGTGCCGCGGACCTCCCCCTCGACGCCCGGGACGCCTACCTTGACGACGCGTGTGCCGGCGACCCGGCGCTGCGCGCGCGCGTGTCGCGCTTGCTCGCCGCGCAGGCGCGCCTGACGTCGTTCCTGGAACGGCCCGCAGCCGCGGTGCCACGCGCCGAGGCGAGCCAGGGGCGTCGCTTCGGGCCGTACGAGGTCGTTCGCGAGATCGGCCGGGGAGGGATGGGGGCGGTCTACCTGGCGCGCCGCGTCGACCGGCAGTTCGAACGCGACGTCGCCCTCAAGGTGGTGCCCGCGGCGCCGGCGGGGTCCGCGGGCGGCTGGCGCTTCCATCAGGAGCAGCGGATTCTCGCCAGGCTGACGCATCCCAACATCGCCCAGCTGTACGACGCCGGCTCGGACGACGGCGTGGCCTGGGTCGTCATGGAGCTCGTCGACGGCGTGCCCATCGATCGGCACTGCCGCGACGCGCGCTTGCCGCTCCGCGACCGCCTCGCACTGGCGGCGACGGTCTGCGACGCCGTCCAGTTCGCGCATCAGAACCTCGTCGTGCACCGGGACCTGAAGCCATCGAACATCCTGGTGACGCACGACGGCCAGATCAAGCTCCTGGACTTCGGCATCGCGAAACTGCTCGACGGCGACGATGCGGTGCTCGACTCCACCCGCCCAGGCGCGCAGCCCCTGACGCCGCAGTACGCCGCCCCCGAGCAGGTGCTGGGTGAGACCGTCACGACGTCCACGGACGTCTACGCCCTCGGTCTCCTCCTCTACGAGCTGCTCACGGGCCGGCGAGCCCAGGCGCTCGCCTCGCCTGGCTACGACGAGATCGTCCAGGTCGTGTGCCGCACGGAGCCCGCGCGGGCGAGCCTGGCCGTTCTCGAGACCGATCTCGCCGCCGCGGGGCTGCCCGCGCCCGTCGACCGCCTCCGCCGGGAGCTCCAGGGCGACCTCGACACGATTGTCGCCAAGGCGCTGGCGAAGATCCCCGAGCGTCGCTACTCGAGCGCCACGGATCTGGCCGCCGACCTTCGCCGGTACCTGGCCGGGCATCCCATTGCGGCGCGTCCGGACTCCGCGGCGTACCGCGTGCGCTTGTTCGTGCGCCGGCACACCGTGCCCGTGGCCCTCGCGTTCACGGCGGTCCTCGCGCTCGCCGCGGGGCTCGGCGCGGCGGTGTGGCAGGCGTGGGCCGCCGAGCGCGCGCGCCAGGATGCCGACGAGCAGCGCGCCCGCGCCGAGCAGCGGTTCCACGATCTGCGCGCCCTCGCGACCGGGTTCGTGTTCGAGTTCCACGACGCGATTGCGACACTGCCGGGCGCGACCACCGCCCGCGAACTGGTCGTGAAGAAGGGCGTGGAGTACCTGGACATCCTCGCGAAGGATGCCGCGGGCGACCGGTCCCTTCAGGGCGACCTGGCCGCGGCCTACGAGCGGATGGCCGGCATCCAGACCAATCCCTATGAGGCGAATGTCGGCGACGTGGCGGGCGGCCTCGCCAGTTCGACCAAGGCGCTGGCGGTGCGCGACGCGCTCGCCGCGGGCACGCCGCCCGGGTCGCCCGAACGGCTCGCGGCGATCGCCGGCTACCTCCGCCTCGGGGATGCCCTGCAGGGCGCCGGACGCGCCGGTGAGGCGGTGGCGGCATACCGCCGGGTGGTCGATGACGGGTCGTCGGCGCTGGCCGCGGGCGGGAACGCGGACGACATCGGCCAGTCCGTGGCCGTCGCCTCGAATCGCCTGTGCGGCATTCTGCTCGCGACGGGCGACGGGGCCGGAGCCCTCGCGGCGTGCGACGCCGGGCTTGCCCGCTACCAGGCGCTGGCCGCCGCGCATCCGGCCGATGCGGTCTACGTCGATGGCATCGCCTCGGTGCGCGTGGCCCGCGCGAACGCCCTTCGCGTGAATGGACGTCTCGACGAGGCGCTCGCCGAAATCGCCACGTCGGCCGACATGTTCGAGGCGCGGCTGGCCAAGGCGCCCGGAGACGCCCGCCTGCAGCAGCAACTGGCGACGATTCAGATCCAGAAAGGCGTGACCGAGCTGCTGCTCGGCCACGACGCGCGCTCGCTGGCGTCGAATGCCCGCGCGCTCCAGCTGTTCGACGCGCTCCTGGCTGCCGATCCCGCCAACGTTCGCGCCCAGTCGCTCCTGAGCTTCGTCCTGTTACGTCAGGCGCCGGTGCTCCTCCGCGTGGGGCACCCGTCCGACGCCGCGGCCTCGACCCGACGGGGGCTGGCGATGCTCCGGGAACAGGCCGAACGGCCCGGCGCCAGCGCCGGCACCTTGAACGACTACGCGTCGTGGCTGCTCACCTGTGAGCCTGCCTCCCTGCGCGACCCGGCCACGGCCCTCCGCGTCGCGCGGCGGGCGGCCGGCGTCCAACGCCAGCCGATGATCCTCGACACCCTGGCCCTGGCGCTGTTCCAGACGGGCGACGTCACGCAGGCCCTCGACGTCGGCCGCTCCGCGCTCGAGATGCTGCCCGCCGCGCCGCCGGGCGCAGCCGCCACCGGCCTGCGCGCCGAGATCGAAGGGCACTTGAAGCAGTTCGCTTCCAACCCCACCACCCGGTGA
- a CDS encoding cold shock domain-containing protein, protein MAQLRGTIKRLISDKGFGFVAAEDGNEYFFHQSSCIDGDFNQMREGQALTFDRGQGPKGPRAENVRMA, encoded by the coding sequence ATGGCTCAGCTTCGTGGAACGATCAAGCGTCTCATCAGTGACAAGGGCTTCGGCTTCGTGGCGGCCGAGGACGGCAACGAGTACTTCTTCCACCAGTCGTCGTGCATCGACGGCGACTTCAACCAGATGCGCGAAGGCCAGGCGCTGACGTTCGATCGCGGCCAGGGTCCCAAGGGGCCGCGCGCCGAGAACGTCCGGATGGCGTAA
- a CDS encoding DoxX family protein: protein MTMTHHLAPYGGAIYAVLRIVAGLLFSLHGLQKLFGWFGAPGPMPLASQMGLAGIIESVGGLCIALGVFTSPAAFVASGQMAVAYFQVHLPRGPWPIANGGELAVLYCWLFLYIAATGTGRWGLRS, encoded by the coding sequence ATGACGATGACCCATCACCTGGCGCCGTACGGCGGCGCGATCTACGCCGTGCTCCGGATCGTCGCCGGCCTGCTGTTCTCACTGCACGGCCTGCAGAAGCTCTTCGGGTGGTTCGGTGCGCCCGGGCCGATGCCGCTGGCGTCCCAGATGGGTCTCGCCGGCATCATCGAGTCCGTCGGGGGCCTGTGCATCGCGCTCGGCGTCTTCACGAGCCCGGCGGCCTTCGTGGCCTCGGGACAGATGGCCGTGGCCTACTTCCAGGTGCACCTGCCGCGCGGGCCCTGGCCGATCGCCAACGGCGGGGAACTGGCGGTCCTCTACTGCTGGCTGTTCCTCTACATCGCGGCGACGGGCACCGGCAGGTGGGGACTGCGGTCCTAA
- a CDS encoding formimidoylglutamate deiminase — MAGRLHASEALLPAGWAGDVLVEWDDRGSLTAVTPGTAWDGTAPRAAGPVIPGVPNLHSHAFQRAFAGLTEHRGAEADSFWTWRDRMYRVALAVTPAEVEAIATWVYVELLEHGFTSVCEFHYLHNDSEGRAYADDATIASHLVRAAERTGIGLTLLPALYQHGGFGGAPPKPEQRRFVRTTASLLRLIAAARPLCRAIDGRVGMAVHSLRAVAPEALADVLQGLDAADASAPRHVHVAEQRREVEECVAWSGQRPVEWLLDHVALDERWCLVHATHLRADEAWRASRTGAVAGLCPTTEANLGDGIFDLPAWTRGAGAAGGRWGIGTDSHVGVDAAGELRMLEYSQRLATGRRNVTCRPDLPFAGTAMTLAAVSGGALAAGRPVAGLVPGQRADFVVLDRRAPMLAGLPAASALDAHVFAAAGPSVASVVAGGRELVRDGRHHAREAAALGFVEARRSLSSRM; from the coding sequence ATGGCAGGCCGGCTGCACGCATCCGAGGCCCTGCTCCCGGCGGGCTGGGCCGGCGACGTCCTGGTGGAGTGGGACGACCGCGGCAGCCTGACCGCCGTCACGCCCGGCACCGCCTGGGACGGGACGGCGCCGCGCGCGGCGGGCCCCGTGATCCCGGGCGTGCCCAACCTGCACTCACACGCGTTCCAGCGCGCGTTCGCCGGACTCACCGAACACCGCGGCGCCGAGGCGGACAGCTTCTGGACCTGGCGCGACCGCATGTACCGCGTCGCCCTCGCCGTGACGCCGGCCGAAGTGGAGGCCATCGCCACGTGGGTGTACGTGGAGCTCCTCGAGCACGGCTTCACGTCCGTCTGCGAGTTCCACTATTTGCACAACGACTCGGAGGGGCGCGCGTACGCGGACGATGCCACGATCGCCTCGCACCTGGTTCGCGCGGCCGAGCGGACGGGTATCGGGCTGACGCTCCTCCCCGCGCTGTACCAGCACGGCGGCTTCGGCGGGGCCCCGCCGAAGCCGGAGCAACGACGGTTCGTCCGGACCACCGCCTCGCTGCTTCGCCTGATCGCGGCCGCGCGGCCGCTGTGTCGCGCGATCGACGGCCGGGTCGGCATGGCCGTGCACTCGCTGCGGGCGGTGGCGCCCGAGGCGCTCGCCGACGTGCTGCAGGGGCTCGATGCCGCCGACGCCAGCGCGCCGCGCCACGTGCACGTCGCCGAGCAGCGGCGCGAGGTGGAAGAGTGCGTGGCCTGGAGCGGCCAACGTCCCGTCGAATGGCTCCTCGACCACGTGGCGCTCGACGAGCGCTGGTGTCTCGTCCATGCCACCCACCTCAGGGCCGACGAGGCGTGGCGGGCGTCGCGGACCGGCGCCGTCGCCGGGCTGTGCCCGACGACGGAAGCGAACCTCGGTGACGGCATCTTCGACCTGCCGGCCTGGACGCGCGGCGCGGGCGCGGCCGGTGGGCGCTGGGGCATCGGCACCGACAGTCACGTGGGGGTCGATGCCGCCGGGGAACTGCGCATGCTCGAGTACTCCCAGCGCCTGGCCACCGGACGACGGAACGTGACGTGCCGTCCCGATCTGCCCTTTGCGGGCACGGCGATGACGCTCGCCGCGGTGTCCGGCGGGGCCCTGGCGGCGGGACGCCCGGTGGCGGGGCTGGTCCCGGGGCAGCGGGCGGACTTCGTCGTGCTCGACCGTCGCGCGCCGATGCTCGCCGGACTGCCCGCGGCGAGCGCCCTCGACGCGCACGTCTTCGCGGCGGCTGGTCCGTCGGTGGCGTCGGTCGTCGCCGGAGGCCGGGAGCTGGTGCGCGACGGCCGGCACCACGCCCGCGAGGCCGCGGCACTCGGGTTCGTCGAGGCGCGCCGCTCGTTGTCTTCCCGGATGTAG
- the hutU gene encoding urocanate hydratase codes for MSRVIRAPRGTARTARSWLTEAPLRMLMNNLDPEVAERPEDLVVYGGIGKAARNWACFDAIVESLRALGDDETLLVQSGKPVGVFRTHPDAPRVLIANSNLVPHWGTWEHFHELDRKGLMMYGQMTAGSWIYIGSQGIVQGTYETFAELGRKHYGGDLSGRWILTAGLGGMGGAQPLAATMAGASMLAIECQQSRIDMRLRTGYVDVQARDLDDALAMIAADCAAKRARSVALLANAADVLPELVRRGVRPDAVTDQTSAHDPVNGYLPQGWTVEQWIERRAADPAGTASAAKRSMAVHVRAMLAFRDAGVPTFDYGNNIRQMAREEGVERAFDVPGFVPAYIRPLFCRGVGPFRWAALSGDPEDIYRTDAAVKRLIPDDPHLHRWLDMARDRIRFQGLPARICWVGLGDRDRLGREFNRMVGAGELSAPVVIGRDHLDSGSVASPNRETEAMRDGSDAVADWPLLNALLNCASGATWVSIHHGGGVGIGFSQHAGVVIVCDGTPEADRRLARVLWNDPATGVMRHADAGYEDAIACAREHGLSLPMIARARAVSGR; via the coding sequence ATGAGTCGCGTCATTCGTGCTCCGCGCGGCACCGCGCGGACGGCCCGGAGCTGGCTGACCGAGGCGCCGCTCCGGATGCTGATGAACAACCTGGATCCGGAGGTGGCCGAGCGTCCGGAGGACCTGGTGGTGTACGGCGGCATCGGCAAGGCCGCCAGGAACTGGGCGTGCTTCGACGCCATCGTCGAGTCGCTGCGGGCGCTGGGCGACGACGAGACGCTGCTGGTGCAGTCCGGCAAACCGGTGGGCGTGTTCCGGACGCATCCAGACGCGCCGCGCGTGCTCATCGCCAATTCGAACCTGGTGCCGCACTGGGGCACGTGGGAGCACTTCCACGAGCTGGATCGCAAGGGCCTGATGATGTACGGCCAGATGACGGCCGGCTCGTGGATCTACATCGGCAGCCAGGGGATCGTGCAGGGCACCTACGAGACCTTCGCCGAACTGGGCCGGAAGCATTACGGCGGCGATTTGTCCGGGCGCTGGATTCTCACGGCTGGTCTCGGGGGGATGGGCGGCGCGCAGCCGCTCGCGGCCACGATGGCGGGCGCGTCGATGCTGGCGATCGAGTGCCAGCAGAGCCGCATCGACATGCGGCTGAGGACGGGCTACGTGGACGTGCAGGCTCGGGACCTCGACGACGCGCTGGCGATGATCGCGGCCGACTGCGCCGCGAAGCGGGCGCGCTCCGTGGCGCTCCTGGCCAATGCCGCCGACGTCCTGCCGGAGCTCGTCAGGCGCGGCGTCCGGCCGGATGCCGTGACCGATCAGACGTCGGCGCACGATCCCGTGAACGGCTATCTGCCGCAGGGCTGGACGGTGGAGCAGTGGATCGAGCGGCGCGCCGCCGATCCGGCCGGCACCGCGAGCGCGGCGAAGCGGTCGATGGCCGTGCACGTCCGGGCGATGCTGGCCTTCCGCGATGCCGGCGTGCCCACGTTCGACTACGGCAACAACATCCGCCAGATGGCCAGGGAGGAAGGCGTCGAGCGGGCGTTCGACGTCCCGGGCTTCGTGCCCGCCTACATCCGGCCGCTCTTCTGCCGGGGCGTCGGGCCCTTCCGCTGGGCCGCGCTCTCCGGCGACCCCGAGGACATCTACCGGACCGACGCGGCCGTGAAGCGCCTCATCCCCGACGACCCGCACCTGCACCGCTGGCTCGACATGGCCCGCGACCGCATCCGGTTCCAGGGGCTGCCCGCGCGCATCTGCTGGGTGGGACTCGGCGATCGCGACAGGCTGGGCCGCGAGTTCAACCGCATGGTGGGCGCCGGCGAGCTCTCGGCGCCCGTCGTCATCGGGCGCGATCACCTGGACTCCGGCTCCGTCGCCTCGCCCAACCGCGAGACCGAGGCGATGCGCGACGGCTCGGACGCCGTCGCCGACTGGCCGCTCCTGAACGCGCTGCTCAACTGCGCGTCCGGGGCCACGTGGGTGTCGATCCATCACGGCGGCGGCGTGGGCATCGGCTTTTCCCAGCATGCCGGGGTCGTCATCGTGTGCGACGGGACGCCGGAGGCCGACCGGCGCCTCGCCCGCGTGCTGTGGAACGACCCGGCCACCGGCGTGATGCGGCATGCCGATGCCGGCTACGAGGACGCGATCGCCTGCGCGCGTGAACACGGGTTGTCGCTGCCCATGATCGCGCGGGCCCGCGCGGTGTCCGGCCGCTGA
- the hutG gene encoding N-formylglutamate deformylase yields the protein MSAGWLTVTRGHAPLLVSLPHTGTLIPADVEARLVSPWLARVDADWWIDRLYSFAADLGATVVHTAVSRTVIDVNRDPSGVSLYPGQATTGLCPTETFDGVPLYRAGREPSDDEIAERRRQHFEPYHAALGTELARLSATHGRVVLYDCHSIRSVIPRLFDGELPRFNVGTNDGASCDPALTRIVERACDRSGASRVTNGRFKGGYITRHYGRPGAGVHAIQMEMACRAYMREPAVVTPATWPSQYQDADAARTRAVLHDVLSGAVAWARGDIAAGAAAEGTS from the coding sequence GTGAGCGCGGGCTGGCTGACCGTCACGCGTGGCCACGCCCCGCTGCTGGTCAGCCTGCCGCACACCGGCACCCTCATCCCTGCGGACGTCGAGGCACGCCTCGTCTCGCCCTGGCTCGCGCGCGTGGACGCGGACTGGTGGATCGACCGCCTCTACTCGTTCGCCGCCGATCTGGGCGCGACTGTCGTGCACACCGCGGTCTCGCGCACCGTGATCGACGTGAACCGCGACCCGTCAGGCGTGTCGTTGTATCCGGGCCAGGCGACCACGGGCCTGTGCCCCACCGAGACGTTCGACGGGGTGCCGTTGTACCGGGCCGGCCGCGAGCCGAGCGACGACGAGATCGCCGAGCGCCGCCGGCAGCACTTCGAGCCGTACCACGCGGCACTCGGGACCGAGCTGGCGCGGCTGTCCGCCACCCACGGACGCGTGGTGCTGTACGACTGCCACTCCATCCGCTCGGTGATTCCGCGCCTCTTCGACGGCGAGCTGCCGCGCTTCAACGTCGGGACCAACGACGGCGCGAGCTGCGACCCCGCGCTCACGCGCATCGTGGAGCGCGCCTGCGACCGGTCCGGCGCCTCGCGCGTGACCAACGGACGCTTCAAGGGCGGCTACATCACCAGGCACTACGGCCGTCCAGGCGCCGGCGTCCACGCGATCCAGATGGAGATGGCCTGCCGGGCCTACATGCGCGAGCCCGCCGTCGTCACGCCCGCCACCTGGCCGTCCCAGTACCAGGACGCCGACGCGGCCCGGACGCGCGCGGTGCTCCACGACGTGCTGAGCGGGGCCGTGGCCTGGGCGCGCGGCGACATCGCGGCAGGGGCCGCGGCGGAGGGAACGTCATGA
- the hutH gene encoding histidine ammonia-lyase has protein sequence MSTVPLDPGSTPLSAWRAVYFGAGGVLDPACQAGVDAGAHVIQRVVEAGAPVYGVNTGFGKLASVRIGDDDLATLQRNLVLSHCGGVGDPLPVAVTRLMMALKIVSLAKGASGVRWTTLQALAQCLDRGLVPVVPSQGSVGASGDLAPLAHMTAALLGVGDVHMGGRVVPAALALAEAGMAPLVLGPKEGLALLNGTQASTALALAALFEIERVFQAALVSGALTTDAIKGSDGPFDPRIQALRGQPGQIDAARALASLMAGSAIRRSHLVGDSRVQDPYCVRCQPQVMGACLDLLRQTARTLETEANGVSDNPLVFTDTGEVISGGNFHAEPVAFAADILALAVCEVGSIAERRISMIVDPALSGLPAFLTPKPGLNSGLMLPEITAAALAAENKQRAFPASVDSLPTSANQEDHVSMATHAARRLTPMAANAAQIVGIELIAAAQGCGFHAPLTSSERLERVVALIRTEIPPLDHDRYLADDLRAAAAMVRDGRVAEAAGLDVMPAIDPPAGSRP, from the coding sequence GTGAGCACCGTTCCGCTCGATCCTGGTTCGACACCGCTCTCGGCGTGGCGCGCCGTCTACTTCGGCGCGGGCGGCGTGCTGGACCCCGCGTGCCAGGCCGGCGTGGACGCGGGCGCCCACGTCATCCAGCGCGTGGTCGAGGCGGGCGCGCCGGTGTACGGCGTGAACACCGGGTTCGGCAAGCTGGCGTCGGTGCGCATCGGCGACGACGACCTGGCCACCCTCCAGCGGAACCTCGTGCTGTCACACTGCGGCGGCGTGGGCGATCCCCTGCCGGTGGCCGTCACCCGGCTGATGATGGCGCTCAAGATCGTCAGCCTCGCAAAGGGGGCGTCGGGAGTGCGGTGGACCACGCTCCAGGCGCTGGCCCAGTGCCTGGACCGGGGCCTCGTGCCCGTCGTGCCGTCGCAAGGGTCGGTCGGCGCCTCCGGCGACCTGGCGCCCCTGGCGCACATGACGGCGGCGCTGCTGGGCGTCGGCGACGTCCACATGGGCGGGCGGGTCGTGCCCGCGGCCCTGGCCCTCGCCGAGGCCGGCATGGCGCCCCTCGTGCTGGGACCGAAGGAGGGTCTCGCCCTGCTGAACGGCACGCAGGCCTCGACGGCGCTCGCGCTCGCCGCGCTCTTCGAGATCGAACGCGTGTTCCAGGCCGCGCTCGTCAGCGGCGCCCTCACCACCGACGCCATCAAGGGCTCGGACGGCCCGTTCGACCCGCGGATCCAGGCGCTGCGCGGCCAGCCCGGGCAGATCGACGCCGCGCGGGCGCTCGCGAGCCTGATGGCAGGCAGCGCCATCCGCCGGTCCCACCTCGTCGGCGACTCCCGCGTGCAGGATCCGTACTGCGTCCGGTGCCAGCCGCAGGTCATGGGGGCCTGCCTCGACCTGCTGAGGCAGACGGCCCGGACGCTCGAGACGGAGGCCAACGGCGTCTCGGACAATCCGCTCGTGTTCACGGACACCGGCGAGGTCATCTCGGGCGGCAACTTCCACGCCGAGCCCGTGGCGTTCGCGGCCGACATCCTCGCCCTGGCGGTCTGCGAGGTCGGCTCGATCGCCGAGCGGCGCATCTCGATGATCGTCGACCCGGCGCTCTCGGGCCTGCCGGCCTTCCTCACGCCGAAGCCGGGACTCAACTCCGGCTTGATGCTGCCCGAGATCACGGCGGCCGCCCTCGCGGCCGAGAACAAGCAGCGCGCGTTTCCCGCGAGCGTGGACTCGCTGCCCACGTCCGCGAACCAGGAAGACCACGTGTCGATGGCCACGCACGCCGCGCGCCGGCTGACGCCCATGGCCGCCAACGCCGCCCAGATCGTGGGCATCGAGCTCATCGCCGCCGCCCAGGGCTGCGGCTTCCATGCTCCGCTGACGTCGAGCGAGCGACTGGAGCGCGTGGTTGCCCTGATCCGGACGGAGATTCCGCCGCTGGACCACGACCGGTACCTCGCCGACGACCTTCGCGCCGCCGCCGCCATGGTGCGCGACGGCCGCGTGGCCGAGGCCGCCGGCCTCGACGTGATGCCGGCCATCGACCCGCCCGCCGGGAGCCGGCCGTGA
- a CDS encoding C4-type zinc ribbon domain-containing protein, whose protein sequence is MLPALASLVALQDVASRAEDARRRIADAPGRIEALNDQLAAATRALDDAKAALAASQAARRDLEKEAAVAQQRVSKYKDQLMEAKDNRQYHALQHEIATFGEEVSRVEGQIIERMVEADELGAKVKAAEAGLAKDKQSVAAQKSAIEAEAATLTASLAGLTAERESIGRDLPPAQLSTFDTLFKARKGLALAKVVDGLCEACRMRVRPHLYNQIRAGDQIIQCESCQRILYYVPPPKPDEQAVPGAS, encoded by the coding sequence ATGCTGCCTGCCCTCGCCTCGCTTGTCGCCCTTCAGGACGTCGCCAGCCGGGCCGAGGATGCTCGCCGGCGCATCGCGGATGCACCAGGCCGCATCGAAGCCCTCAACGACCAGTTGGCCGCGGCCACGCGCGCCCTGGACGACGCCAAGGCCGCCCTGGCCGCAAGTCAGGCCGCGCGCCGCGACCTCGAAAAGGAGGCGGCCGTCGCCCAGCAGCGGGTCTCGAAGTACAAGGACCAGCTGATGGAAGCGAAGGACAACCGCCAGTACCACGCCCTGCAGCACGAGATCGCCACCTTCGGCGAGGAAGTGTCGCGGGTGGAAGGCCAGATCATCGAACGCATGGTGGAAGCCGACGAGCTCGGCGCGAAAGTGAAGGCGGCCGAGGCCGGACTGGCGAAAGACAAGCAGTCGGTCGCCGCCCAGAAGTCCGCCATCGAGGCGGAGGCGGCCACGCTCACCGCCTCGCTCGCGGGGCTGACCGCCGAGCGCGAGTCGATCGGGCGCGACCTGCCGCCGGCCCAGCTCTCCACCTTCGACACGCTCTTCAAGGCCAGGAAGGGCCTGGCGCTGGCCAAGGTGGTGGACGGCCTGTGCGAGGCCTGCCGGATGCGCGTGCGTCCGCACCTCTACAACCAGATTCGTGCCGGCGACCAGATCATCCAGTGCGAGAGCTGCCAGCGCATCCTCTACTACGTCCCGCCGCCGAAGCCCGACGAGCAGGCAGTGCCCGGCGCGTCGTGA
- a CDS encoding ribonuclease HI family protein, which yields MITAYVDGGARGNPGPAGYGAYILDSDGQVLAELYAPLGKATNNVAEYNGLLAALRWALEHGHDRVHIRADSLLLVEQMRGNYRVKNEGLKPLYHEAQRLAGQVGTVTYEHVRRELNKDADRLSNLGMDANA from the coding sequence ATGATCACGGCCTACGTCGACGGCGGCGCCCGTGGCAATCCCGGGCCCGCGGGGTACGGCGCCTACATCCTCGATAGCGACGGCCAGGTGCTGGCCGAGCTCTACGCGCCTCTCGGGAAGGCGACGAACAACGTCGCCGAGTACAACGGCCTGCTGGCCGCCCTGCGCTGGGCGCTCGAGCACGGCCACGACCGCGTCCACATCCGCGCGGACTCGCTGCTGCTCGTGGAGCAGATGCGCGGGAACTACCGCGTGAAGAACGAGGGCCTGAAGCCGCTGTACCACGAGGCGCAGCGCCTCGCCGGCCAGGTCGGCACCGTCACCTACGAACACGTTAGGCGCGAGCTGAACAAGGACGCGGACCGGCTGTCGAACCTGGGGATGGACGCGAACGCCTAG